One segment of Manihot esculenta cultivar AM560-2 chromosome 4, M.esculenta_v8, whole genome shotgun sequence DNA contains the following:
- the LOC110613755 gene encoding phytochrome-interacting ankyrin-repeat protein 2, whose protein sequence is MPQERFDPVSVLLPRSLSKRRSLRSRVDRDDRGWTLLHIGAKKGNLKEVKRLLDAGMDVNAPAWGPKSKGVTPLHLAAEGGHLEVMDELLERGADIDARTWGACGWTPLHSAAKERKKEAVKFLLENGAFLPDDINDIRFNPPLHYCPGLEWAYDESKRQQRENVSAGDSSYESEN, encoded by the exons atgcccCAGGAGCGGTTCGATCCTGTATCGGTTTTGTTGCCGCGTAGTTTGTCGAAAAGACGGAGTCTTAGGTCAAGGGTCGATAGGGATGATCGTGGTTGGACTTTGCTTCATATCGGTGCTAAAAAAGGTAATCTCAAAGAG GTGAAACGGTTACTAGATGCGGGAATGGATGTTAATGCACCTGCATGGGGTCCGAAATCAAAAGGAGTGACCCCTCTCCACCTAGCTGCCGAGGGAGGGCACCTTGAGGTTATGGATGAATTGCTTGAGCGTGGTGCTGATATTGATGCTAGAACCTGGGGTGCATGTGGCT GGACTCCACTTCATAGTGCagcaaaagaaaggaagaaggaggcAGTGAAATTCCTTCTTGAGAATGGAGCATTCTTGCCGGATGACATAAATGATATCAGATTTAATCCACCACTCCATTACTGTCCTGGTCTTGAATGGGCATATGATGAGTCGAAGCGTCAGCAGAGAGAAAACGTGTCAGCAGGTGACTCATCCTACGAATCTGAAAACTAA